One genomic region from Pseudomonadales bacterium encodes:
- the gltB gene encoding glutamate synthase large subunit → MQAGLYSPEQFKDNCGFGLIAHMQGEPSHKLLNTAIESLTCMTHRGGIASDGKTGDGCGILMQKPDSFFRAIAKEHLSLELPQQYAIGAIFLPTESQRQSDAINLVDTALNNAGLQVLGWREVPVDSSVCGPIALESLPSIQHVFIDLSGKTAAESATALFVARRKAELALASEEDFYVASLSAEVISYKGLVMPVDLPAFYQDLADPRLETAICVFHQRFSTNTLPKWPLAQPFRYLAHNGEINTVMGNRNWSDARASKFQSAQLDNLDELAPLVNRTGSDSSSLDNMFEVLLTGGMDLYRAVRMLVPPAWQNIDTMDADLKAFYEYNSMHMEPWDGPAGLVMTDGRKAVCMLDRNGLRPSRYVITKEGFITVASEIGSYSYQPSDVVTKGRIGPGQILSVDTETGELLLTEDIDQRLKTAKPYKQWLREKAVRIETVLSGAVSHETMDDDTLSAFMKQFQVSFEERDQVLRPVAEGGQEAVGSMGDDTPMAVLSQQQRSVYDYFRQQFAQVTNPPIDPLRETIVMSLETCIGAEKNVFEQTPDHAHRVILSSPILSKTKFDTLLSLTDSAFAASKVSLSYDPASSDLESAIHAICQQAAKLVRNGTVIVVLSDRDVTAGKVVVPAAMATGAVHHYLISAGLRCDCNIVVETASARDSHQMAVLLGFGATAIYPYLSYAVLYDLIAKGELLGEPDAAYDNYRKGMNKGLLKILSKMGISTIASYRGAQLFEAVGLSSQVVDLCFKGVQSRIQGSGFDDLQDDQIILSKIAWNKRKTIQQGGLLKYVHGGEYHAYNPDVVQALQKAVKSGDYADFKAYASLVNERPVSSIRDLLALKTVDPIAIDEVESIDAIVSNFDSAGMSLGALSPEAHEALATAMNRLGARSNSGEGGEDPARYGTERVSRIKQIASGRFGVTPHYLVNADVLQIKVAQGAKPGEGGQLPGGKVNPLIARLRYSVPGVTLISPPPHHDIYSIEDLAQLIFDLKQVNPRAQVSVKLVSEPGVGTIAAGVAKAYADLITISGYDGGTAASPLTSIRHAGSPWELGLSEAQQALRVNGLRDKVRVQADGGMKTGLDVIKAAILGAESFGFGTAPMVALGCKYLRICHLNNCATGVATQNDKLRDDHFVGTVDMVTNFFRFVAEETREIMASLGVASLKDLIGRVDLLEVLSGDTAKQAKLDLSPILYNDHIEPNLPQYCQVESNDPYDQGVLAETMVSDSLSAITDKSGGEYNFSITNCDRSIGARVSGEIALRHGNLGMEDAPVRFNFAGTAGQSFGVFNAGGLHMYVEGDANDYVGKGMAGGKLVLYPPQNSEFVAKDVAIVGNTCLYGATGGQLFASGGAGERFAVRNSGATAVVESAGDHCCEYMTGGVVAVLGSTGYNFGAGMTGGLAYVLDQDKTFVDKYNHELVELTRITQENLGPYRNHLNALISDFVAETNSVWGQEILDNFDDFINKFWLVKPKAASLKQLMNNISKAAA, encoded by the coding sequence ATGCAAGCTGGTTTGTACAGTCCAGAACAGTTTAAAGATAATTGTGGCTTTGGTCTTATTGCGCACATGCAAGGTGAGCCCAGTCATAAGCTGTTAAATACCGCAATAGAATCACTTACTTGTATGACCCATCGCGGTGGTATTGCATCCGATGGTAAAACAGGTGATGGCTGCGGCATTCTGATGCAAAAGCCGGACAGCTTCTTTCGAGCGATAGCCAAAGAGCATTTATCGCTGGAGCTGCCGCAGCAATATGCGATCGGTGCGATATTTTTACCTACCGAAAGTCAGCGTCAGTCAGATGCAATAAATCTTGTCGATACTGCCTTGAATAATGCGGGCTTGCAGGTCTTGGGCTGGCGCGAGGTGCCGGTAGATAGCAGTGTTTGTGGCCCAATCGCACTCGAAAGCTTGCCGAGTATTCAGCATGTATTTATTGATCTCTCCGGTAAGACAGCGGCAGAGTCCGCAACCGCGCTCTTTGTCGCGCGTAGAAAGGCAGAATTGGCCTTAGCATCGGAAGAAGATTTTTACGTTGCTTCACTGTCTGCAGAGGTGATTTCTTATAAAGGTTTGGTGATGCCAGTGGATTTGCCAGCCTTTTATCAAGACTTAGCAGATCCGCGGCTTGAGACCGCTATTTGTGTATTTCACCAACGCTTTTCTACAAATACACTGCCAAAATGGCCGCTGGCACAGCCTTTCCGTTACTTAGCACACAACGGTGAAATCAATACCGTGATGGGCAATAGAAACTGGTCTGATGCACGTGCTTCTAAATTTCAGTCGGCACAGCTTGATAATCTTGATGAGCTAGCTCCATTAGTTAATCGCACCGGTTCCGATTCATCGTCATTGGATAATATGTTCGAGGTTCTGCTTACTGGTGGTATGGATTTATACCGTGCTGTTCGAATGCTGGTGCCGCCCGCATGGCAAAATATCGACACTATGGATGCTGATTTAAAGGCGTTCTATGAATATAACTCTATGCATATGGAGCCTTGGGATGGCCCAGCGGGCTTGGTGATGACCGATGGTCGAAAAGCTGTCTGTATGCTCGACCGGAACGGCCTTCGCCCATCTCGATATGTTATCACTAAAGAAGGTTTTATCACCGTAGCCTCAGAAATCGGCTCATACAGCTATCAGCCTTCTGATGTAGTGACTAAAGGCCGTATCGGCCCCGGGCAAATCTTATCGGTAGATACTGAAACCGGCGAGTTATTGCTGACTGAAGATATCGATCAACGCCTTAAAACAGCTAAACCTTATAAACAGTGGTTACGCGAGAAAGCTGTGCGGATTGAGACGGTGCTTTCTGGTGCGGTCTCCCATGAAACCATGGATGACGATACGCTGTCGGCATTTATGAAGCAGTTTCAGGTCTCTTTTGAAGAGCGGGATCAGGTACTTCGCCCTGTTGCAGAGGGTGGTCAAGAAGCCGTTGGCTCAATGGGTGACGATACGCCAATGGCGGTTTTATCTCAGCAGCAGCGTAGTGTGTACGATTATTTCAGGCAGCAATTCGCGCAAGTTACCAATCCACCGATTGATCCACTGCGTGAAACCATCGTGATGTCTTTAGAGACATGCATTGGTGCTGAGAAAAATGTATTTGAGCAAACTCCTGATCATGCGCATCGGGTGATTTTAAGCTCGCCCATACTTTCAAAAACGAAATTTGATACCTTGCTATCACTGACAGACAGTGCGTTCGCGGCATCAAAAGTAAGCTTAAGTTATGATCCAGCCAGCAGCGACCTTGAGTCTGCGATTCATGCTATTTGTCAGCAAGCTGCTAAGCTAGTACGCAATGGCACGGTGATTGTCGTTTTGTCAGATCGGGATGTTACAGCAGGTAAAGTCGTTGTGCCGGCCGCTATGGCTACCGGTGCTGTGCACCACTATCTTATTTCGGCTGGCTTGCGCTGCGACTGTAATATTGTGGTAGAGACTGCTTCTGCACGTGATTCACACCAAATGGCAGTGTTGTTAGGTTTTGGTGCGACAGCGATCTATCCTTATTTAAGCTACGCGGTGCTATACGATCTAATCGCAAAAGGAGAGTTGTTAGGCGAGCCTGATGCTGCCTACGATAACTATCGCAAAGGCATGAATAAGGGTTTGCTGAAAATTCTATCAAAAATGGGTATCTCAACCATTGCCAGCTATCGCGGAGCGCAGCTTTTTGAAGCGGTGGGTCTATCGAGTCAGGTTGTTGACCTCTGTTTTAAAGGCGTGCAGAGCAGAATTCAGGGCTCTGGCTTTGATGATCTGCAAGATGATCAAATTATCTTGTCGAAAATTGCTTGGAATAAGCGTAAAACCATTCAGCAAGGCGGCTTGTTGAAATATGTTCATGGCGGTGAGTATCACGCATATAACCCTGATGTCGTTCAGGCTTTGCAGAAAGCGGTTAAGTCGGGTGACTATGCGGACTTTAAAGCCTACGCCAGTTTGGTAAACGAGCGTCCAGTATCCAGTATTCGTGACTTATTGGCGCTAAAAACGGTAGACCCCATCGCCATTGATGAAGTTGAAAGCATTGACGCGATTGTGTCGAATTTCGACTCGGCAGGTATGTCACTTGGAGCGCTTTCGCCTGAGGCGCATGAAGCCTTGGCGACTGCTATGAATCGTTTAGGCGCACGTTCTAATTCTGGTGAGGGTGGCGAAGATCCGGCTCGCTATGGCACTGAGCGAGTCTCGCGTATTAAACAAATCGCCTCTGGCCGGTTTGGTGTAACACCGCACTATTTAGTCAATGCCGATGTGTTGCAAATTAAGGTAGCGCAGGGTGCCAAGCCTGGTGAAGGCGGGCAGCTGCCTGGCGGTAAAGTAAATCCCTTAATCGCAAGATTGCGTTATTCTGTACCTGGGGTCACGCTCATTTCACCGCCGCCGCATCACGATATTTATTCGATTGAAGATTTAGCGCAGCTTATTTTCGACTTGAAGCAAGTAAACCCTCGCGCACAGGTTTCAGTGAAACTCGTTTCCGAGCCCGGAGTCGGCACCATTGCTGCGGGCGTTGCTAAAGCTTATGCGGACTTGATTACTATTTCTGGTTACGATGGCGGCACAGCTGCAAGCCCGCTAACCTCAATTCGTCATGCTGGCTCACCTTGGGAGCTTGGTTTATCTGAAGCACAACAAGCCTTACGCGTAAATGGTTTGCGCGATAAAGTCCGAGTTCAAGCTGATGGCGGCATGAAAACTGGCTTAGATGTGATTAAGGCAGCCATTCTTGGCGCCGAAAGCTTCGGCTTTGGCACTGCACCTATGGTTGCTCTCGGTTGTAAATACTTACGCATTTGCCACTTGAATAACTGTGCTACCGGTGTTGCGACTCAAAATGACAAACTTCGTGATGATCATTTTGTCGGTACTGTGGATATGGTGACCAATTTCTTCCGCTTTGTCGCCGAAGAAACGCGTGAGATTATGGCCAGTTTAGGTGTTGCTTCACTCAAAGATTTGATTGGTCGCGTTGATTTGTTAGAAGTGCTGTCCGGCGATACTGCTAAGCAAGCTAAGCTAGATTTGTCGCCGATTCTTTATAATGACCACATAGAACCTAATCTGCCGCAATATTGTCAGGTTGAGTCTAACGACCCTTATGACCAAGGTGTTTTAGCTGAAACTATGGTCTCTGATAGCTTAAGCGCTATTACTGATAAATCTGGTGGCGAATATAACTTCTCAATAACCAATTGTGATCGTTCGATTGGCGCTCGGGTTTCTGGGGAGATAGCTTTACGCCACGGTAATCTTGGCATGGAAGATGCACCTGTTCGTTTTAATTTCGCCGGCACTGCTGGTCAAAGTTTTGGTGTCTTCAATGCTGGCGGTTTGCATATGTATGTTGAGGGTGATGCTAATGACTATGTGGGTAAAGGTATGGCTGGCGGTAAGCTGGTTCTATACCCGCCACAAAACAGTGAGTTTGTCGCCAAGGATGTAGCTATTGTTGGTAATACCTGTCTATACGGCGCTACGGGTGGGCAGCTGTTTGCTTCCGGTGGTGCCGGAGAACGCTTCGCCGTTAGGAACTCAGGTGCAACTGCTGTTGTGGAGAGTGCTGGAGATCATTGCTGCGAATATATGACCGGCGGTGTGGTTGCTGTTTTAGGCAGCACGGGTTATAACTTCGGCGCTGGTATGACAGGCGGTTTAGCTTATGTGTTAGATCAAGATAAGACCTTTGTGGATAAGTATAATCATGAGTTGGTCGAGCTGACGCGCATTACCCAAGAAAATCTAGGGCCATACAGAAATCACTTAAACGCCTTGATCAGTGATTTTGTTGCCGAAACCAATAGCGTTTGGGGTCAAGAAATTCTTGATAACTTCGATGATTTTATTAATAAGTTTTGGCTGGTTAAACCTAAGGCGGCAAGCCTTAAACAGTTAATGAATAACATCAGCAAGGCTGCAGCATAA
- a CDS encoding FAD-dependent oxidoreductase — translation MTQRLNNNFQFLDVDRQDPTKKAAQSRKKQFVEIYEPFKKEQAASQSHRCLACGNPYCEWKCPVHNYIPNWLKLASEGNIMEAVELSHQTNSLPEVCGRVCPQDRLCEGACTLNDGFGAVTIGNVEKYITDTALSLGWRPDMSDVVSSGKKVAIIGAGPAGLGCADILARAGVAVTVFDSHPEIGGLLTFGIPEFKLEKSVMQLRREVFEGMGIEFKLNTTIGNDIAFDTLLSDYDAVFLGMGTYTYMKGGFPGEDMPGVYEALPYLISNVNRNLGFESNPADFVSLQGKRVVVLGGGDTAMDCNRTAVRQGAASVTCAYRRDEANMPGSIREVQNAKEEGVEFLFNRQPIEIVGDENGVTGIKVVETALGEADENGRRRPEPIPGSEQVLDCDAVVIAFGFQPSPAPWFADFDIQLNSWNGVIAPEQQAFKFQTTNPKVFAGGDMVRGSDLVVTAIWEGREAADGILDYLEL, via the coding sequence ATGACACAGCGTTTAAATAACAACTTTCAATTTTTAGATGTAGATCGCCAAGATCCAACAAAAAAAGCGGCGCAAAGCCGTAAAAAACAGTTTGTTGAAATCTACGAGCCATTTAAGAAAGAGCAAGCGGCTTCGCAATCTCATCGCTGCTTAGCCTGCGGTAATCCATACTGTGAGTGGAAGTGCCCGGTTCATAACTATATTCCTAACTGGCTGAAACTTGCCAGTGAAGGCAATATCATGGAGGCGGTTGAGCTAAGCCACCAAACGAATTCTTTACCAGAGGTTTGTGGCCGAGTTTGCCCACAAGATCGCCTGTGTGAGGGTGCATGCACTTTGAATGATGGTTTTGGTGCCGTCACCATAGGTAATGTAGAGAAATACATTACCGATACCGCCTTATCGCTTGGCTGGCGCCCTGATATGTCAGATGTCGTGAGTAGTGGTAAAAAAGTTGCGATTATTGGTGCCGGGCCTGCAGGTCTTGGTTGTGCTGATATTTTAGCCCGTGCTGGTGTTGCAGTAACCGTATTCGACTCGCATCCCGAAATTGGTGGTTTGCTGACCTTTGGCATTCCTGAGTTTAAGCTCGAGAAGTCAGTGATGCAGCTGCGCCGTGAAGTCTTTGAAGGCATGGGCATTGAATTCAAGCTGAATACGACTATCGGCAATGATATCGCTTTTGATACTTTATTAAGCGATTATGACGCTGTTTTCTTAGGCATGGGAACATACACCTATATGAAAGGTGGATTCCCGGGTGAAGACATGCCAGGTGTGTATGAGGCCTTGCCTTATTTAATTTCGAACGTTAATCGTAACCTAGGTTTTGAATCGAACCCAGCGGATTTTGTGAGTCTGCAGGGTAAGCGCGTGGTTGTTCTTGGCGGTGGTGATACCGCGATGGATTGTAATCGCACCGCAGTGCGCCAGGGTGCAGCCTCTGTCACGTGTGCCTATCGCCGTGACGAAGCCAATATGCCAGGCTCTATTCGTGAGGTGCAAAACGCCAAAGAAGAAGGGGTTGAGTTTTTATTCAATCGTCAACCTATTGAGATTGTTGGTGACGAAAACGGCGTTACTGGGATAAAAGTCGTTGAAACAGCGCTCGGCGAAGCTGATGAAAATGGTCGCCGGCGTCCTGAGCCAATTCCTGGCTCTGAGCAAGTGTTAGATTGTGACGCGGTTGTTATTGCTTTTGGCTTTCAGCCGAGCCCAGCACCGTGGTTTGCTGACTTTGATATACAGCTGAATAGCTGGAATGGCGTAATTGCGCCAGAACAGCAAGCTTTCAAGTTTCAAACCACCAACCCTAAAGTTTTTGCCGGCGGTGATATGGTGCGCGGTTCTGACTTGGTGGTAACGGCAATATGGGAAGGTCGCGAGGCCGCAGACGGCATCCTCGACTACTTAGAACTCTGA